GTTACTTCTGGTGGACATTGACCTTCTGGAAAGCAAACTTCACTTCTCCCTGAGAAACCTGCCAAAGGCCAAAGCCTCGTTGACTGCTGCTAGAACAGCAGCAAATGCCATTTATGTTCCACCTGCTCAGCAGGGCACTATTGATCTCCAGAGTGGAATTCTCCATGCTGAAGAGAAGGATTACAAGACTGCTTACAGCTACTTCTTTGAAGCATTTGAAGCTTTCAGTGCCCTGGAGGACCCAAAGGCCATCTTCAGCCTGAAGTACATGCTCTTGTGCAAGATAATGGTCAACCAAGCTGATGATGTTGCAGGAATAATCTCATCTAAGGCTGGCCTAAAGTATCTGGGTCCTGATGTTGATGCTATGAAGGCTGTAGCCGATGCATACTCTAAAAGATCTCTCAAGTATTTTGAAACCGCCCTTCGCGATTACAAGTCCCAGCTGGAGGAGGACCCTATTGTCCACAGGCATCTTTCATCTCTGTATGATACGCTCCTGGAACAGAATCTCTGCAGGCTGATTGAGCCCTATTCCAGGGTGGAGATTGCCCACATAGCAGAGATGATTGAATTGCCAGTTGACCACGTTGAGAAGAAGCTGTCACAGATGATCCTTGACAAGAAATTTGCTGGGACCCTAGATCAAGGTGCAGGCTGCCTCATCATCTTTGAGGATCCCAAGACCGAGGAAATCTTCCCTGCTACACTCGAGACCATTTCAAACGTGGGGAAGGTTGTGGACAGCCTCTACATGAGGTCGGCCAAGATCATGGCTTGAGAGTTACCTGTTTGCTCTGATTTCACCATGTTTCAGTTCTGTTGGTGTCTTCAGACATTTAGTCCGTAATATTGACATTTCACTCTGCATGTTGGTCCCTCGTTTTAGTTGAACGAAACATACCATCTTGCTCACGAGCAAGACAGTTTGTTGTTCGTGCATGGTGGAAATACTGCCCTAGCATTATGGTTCGTTGTGCTGACTGCGTTATCATTTGTCCCACGGTCGGGTTGTCTTCTTTTTGAACACTAAAGGGTTGTCTTCTTTTTGAACACTACAGATTCAGACGAAATGCGGACCATTTATTCTTGAATACTTGAACGAGCGGTTAATTGGGCATGAAATACTTGTCTGTTTTTAAGTATCAGTGTTCATAATCGGCCTAATTCAACATGTTCCATGTCTGAAGATTCTGCTATGTTATCGAAATGTAAGTCTGTTGGTACTCCCACTGTCTTATGCTCGTCATCTGAATTCATTCTGAAGCTGACAAACCTTCAGACTGAAGAGCTGAGATTTCTCAGAAACAAGTTTCTGATGAATCTATGTTCTTACCCAACCACCTTACCTATGGTGCCAAGTATACATGGCTGCTCGAGTACATGATGGAAAGAGTTAAGAGTGGGAATGCTAGACCTAGTAACTTTTGACGACAAATCACACAGCATGCGCAGCAGCAGTCAGAGTTCGGGAACAGCTTCGCTGAATTATTTCATGAAAAAATGTTTAAAAACTGTCTATAATTCTTGTCACAGTCTCACCATTTTCTCCCTACAATGCTAATTCTTTTCCTCAGGCCCGTGTCATGCCAAATTGACAATCCAAAGAGCATCAGCAAATGGAGGGACGAAACAAACAACAAACGGATTACGAAAAGCGACGGCAGGCGCCCGGACAACAATAGACTCAAGTCATGGGCTTCTCGAGCAGCGCCGACACGTACCACTCGTTCCTCTCGGCGCCGAGGTCGAGCTTCCGGCCGGCCTTCCATCGGAGCCGCCGGAAGCCGACGCGGTCGAAGATGGGCACGTAGGTGGCGTTGAGCTGCGGGCCCAGGCAGAAGAAGTGGTCCAGCCAGAAGACGCCGCCGGGCCTGAGCACCCGGTAGATGTCGAAGAGCGCGGCCTCGAGCACGGCGTCGGGCACCCAGTTGCTGAGCGCGTTCATGGAGTGCACGATGTCCAGCACGCCGTCGGCGAAGGGCAGCCGCTGCATGAGCGTGATCTGCAGCGGCACCAGCCCGCGCGACGCCACGAACCGGTTGAAGGGCGCGTCCAGGTCCAGCGTCGTGGTCACCACCGTCACGTTCCGCTCCCGCATCCGCGCCGCGAACGTGCCCGTGCCGCCGCCGATGTCGAGCCCGACCCGCACCGTGCCAGGCGCCCGGGACCGGAGCACGCTGTCGATGCTGAACCCGGGACCGCCGTTGTCggcctgccaccgccgccgctccttccCCTCCAGGTCGAAGCAGTCCTTGCAGAAGTAGGCGCCGCCACGGGTGcgcgcgcgctgcacgaggCAGGTGTAGTTCTTGCACGTGTACGGCGCCCAGCGCACGGTGGTGTCCGGCGGGACGGACCACAGGCTCCGCGGCAGCGGCGCCGGCTCCACGtaccccgccggcgacctcgcccgGCAACGGCGGCGGGGCAGCGGCTCGCACCCCTTGAGCGTCAGCTGCAGCGCGAGGGCGTCGTCGTCGGGGCACTCGGCGCCGGCGTCGTACGCCATGTACTGCGCCAGCTCCTCCTGGAAGTTGCGGCAGGCGAAGCCCAGCCCCGGGAAGAGCTCGTCGGTGCCGAAGTTGGCGTGGAAGCCGAGGGGCAGCCTGTGGGGCTCGATGGCGAGCTTGAGCTCTCCCGTGGGCTCCTCGGGCCACCCGCCGAAGTCCCTGGCCTCCGGCGCGTCCCCGTGCACGGCGCCGAGGCCTGCGAGCACGGACTCGAGGAGGTGCGACGACGCGTTGCACTGCGCCCGCAGCGCCGCGAGCTCCGCGCGGGCGCCCGCGagcgcggcgcgcgtggcgtTGAGGTCCCGCAGCAGCGCGGCCGAGTCCCACAGGTGGATCCGCGGCGCCGACGCCGGGAGGTGCACGGACAGCGACGCCCCAGAGAAGAGGTAGACGGAGACGAGGTTGGTGGCGATGACGACGAGCAGGATCTTGAGCTTGGCGCGCCGgggcgccggccgcggcgccgcTGGCCGGTGCCCGTGGCCGTTGGCGACGCCGCCCATCACCGCCTCGTCGACGTGCTGCTGCTGATGCTGCGACGAGTGGCCCCGGTGCTTGGCCGCGTACATGGCCACCTGGCGGATGGCGCCGGCGATCGGCGACAACGATCGGCTAGCTCCGCGCGTCGATCAGCTCGGTGCTCACCATCCACCGAGATCAATTCGACATGGGAAATGGCTGTTCCTGACGCATCGGCAGAGCGGCGCGTGCGCAATGTACCGAACGATCAAGCTGGGGGAGTCTCCAGATGTGAAGTGCAGGTGCATTACGCGTTTGACTTTTGGATGCGCTTGCATGTGTGCGTGGATTGCAGATTACACATCGGCGCCCTCTCATCGCCGTGGGCGCTTGCTTTGGGAGGGGAAAAGGGTGGACATTTTTGCTTTGCAAGCCAGGAGCTCGTTCCTGTTCTTGGTACGTCGCTGACGCACTGTGCACAGCAGTACAGGGCACAGCCATTCCATCGCTTGGGGGGCGAGCTCCGTGGCCGACTTGTGAGCCCGCCACCGCGGCGAGTGTTTAGCGGATGACCTTCACGTCCTCGGGCATTGGTCTGCGGCCAAGAAAGGGGACTCCGCCATTGCTGGGGTGAAGACACGGAAAGGACGGGGATTGACTCTGATCTTGAAGAAAGTTGAGTAAATAGTTTTTTAGAGTTTTGTTACCCCGTTTTCTTATGGGGAAGCAATACAGGCAAACATTATGTATTTTCAAGATGCTCCAAGGACTCCAAAAAATTGTTGGCCGCAAACCAAGAGACCAAAAACACGAAAAGGGGGTTGTCAGTAAGAGAGTAAAGAAACTCTGGGAGAACAAAATGCCGCTTAAGCTGAAAGTCTTTCTTTTGTTTGGCGTTCCAAGGCAAGCTTCAGACAGGTGTGACTCTGAAAACGGAGTTGGAAAGGTAATAGAAGCTGTTGGCTTTATGGGGTACAAGAGAAACTTTGATCGTATATAATGATGTGCAGCTCTCCTACGTATTCGAGAAATATGTATATAATGATGTGCAGCTCTCCTACGTATTCGAGAAATATTTTGTAGCGCTTTGCTTAGGTTATGGCTATTAGCTTGTATCCTCATATGAGCTGGTAATCCCAGCAATTACTAATCTTTGTACCCCTAAACTTTATGTGCTTTCTGTGAAAGAAAAGGTTCAAAATATTTCCTGACGAAACCATATAACCTCATAAACTAAGTTTTGGTTTAATTTACACCTACAACTATGTCAATTGATCCAATTTAACCCTTTCCGTATTtgtccttttttcttttttttctgtaCATATGGAGTTTAAAGCTGTTTTTTGTAGGTTAATAGTGGACATCATAACTTATGTTAAAAAGTATATTATGATTTTTTTCATCATTACTTTTTTTACAATTGTTTATCCCAAGATTAATTTACTATTAGATGGCCTATCCTATAAAATGACAAAAAGAATTATGAAATATTTTGAAAAATATGTTTATGATGTATGTCTTATCCTATAAAATTTTAACTTAAAACTCCAGTTATGTATGGAGAAAAAAGGTAAATCTCATTATGGGTAAATTGAACAAATTGATATAGTTGTGGGAGACTaggagtaaatttgaaacataaaATAGTTTAGGAGGTTATCTAGACTTTGTCAATTCTTGAGGGGTTCCTTCTATTAAAAGCAGGAAGGTTCAACTTAAAAAGAAGTGAAAAATAAATTCCAGAAAGCGTGAGCTTGATTTGCCCTTTGGCATAGAATCGTGGATCATCTCCACCAGGCGTAAAATCTACTGTGCTTAAGAGCAGGTTGGCATCTCGAAACAAAAAGAAAAGACATGCGCCGGCCTTGTAAACCATCTAATAGACCAGCCCAACTCGTAAGGTATTCCAGCGTGCACGTGTATGGGCTTTCGTCGTCTTCCGCAGCGGCCCATCCGTCCGTctcctgattttttttttcctgtCAGCCAGAAGCAAAAAAATAGCCAGGAAGACTAGTGGCCCAGGAGAGAGCCCGGGGGACGTGTGGCTGAGCCATTTCGGTCCGTACGGGCCGACGGGCCCACGCAGTACTAGTCGCTTGCCAGGGCCACCGGCGAGAGCTAcggcccgggcccaccggtccTCGTCTCTCACCCGCCGCCCCGCGTAGGGCCATCCCCGATCTATCGTCATTCTATCCATTGTCTTCCTCGGAGGTCCCAGTTGATCCATCGCCGTGGTGTTGAAAGGAGATCGCCGTGACGGATGGACGGCCAAGTCGCTCTGCAGCAAGCCTGGGgctggatggatggatggtcGATCGGCGGCCACCGCACAGCACGGTCTCCCCCGGCAACGGCAGCCACCTTAATTCCCGTGGCTGgagtttctttcttttcctttccttcttcgtTTCTGGGAGCTTAGCTGGAGAGCTAATGGGGTCTTTATCGGAGGATGAATGCGATGTCGCTGGACGAAAGGGTCCCTGCTCCAATCAGTGGGAATTCTTCGTGGGAAGATAACGCACCTACGGCGTTCAAGAGGAAGGATGATGACAGGTGAATGCTAGATTTCATTCTCTTTTTACCTCAGAAAAAGGAGAtcctttctccccttttcttaaAAAATGAAGACCCTTTCTCCTCTTATCCGGAGAGAAATGCTCCCACTCGAATTTTCTGTGGCACTCGTCAGCGCGTTCAAGCCTCGACCCTGGTGAACCGATTCTACTTCGGTGAGCATCTTTTGACAGCGCTGGTTGAAACGAAGGAGCTCCATGGAAAAATTTTCCGGGAAACGATCTTTTGCTGTAAAATTTTTCACCTGGGATTGACGTGGGCGTTTGCTTTTCCGATCTCACGGGTGGCCCTTCCTGAAGCACACGTTGGTTGTGTGGCTTGGCTCACTGCGCCACTCTGCTCAGCGACGCCGCAGCCGCAACCACCTGATAATGGCACTGGCATCCCCtgcgcgccgtgccgcgccgcgccctcCGCGCCAACTCGTCGCCGTCGCGGACGGCGTCGCCTGCGCCTGGTACCATGGCCGTATAAAAGCGGCGAGGCCTAGCCCCACTGGTGGGGGCGAGCAAGCTAGCGCGGCCCCAGATTCTCTCGCGCCTCCAGCCCTCCATTttaccttcttcttcttctggcCTTCCCCGCGCCATGGCCCACGAACGGGAGCCGCTCCTGCAGCGCCATGCCGCCGGTGCCAAGGGCTCGTCctcggcgcccgccgccgccccgctgcCGTCGCTGGCCAGGACCGTGCTCAAGTTCCTGATGTGGGCGGTGTTCCTCACCTGGGCCGCGGGAATCTTCCTCTACCCGACCAAGCCCGCGCAGGCGGTGTTCAAGAAGTGGGTCGGGCTCACCAGGGACTCCGCGTTTGGCATCGCCGGTACGCTCTCATCAAGAAAtcgtactcttcttcttccttttccgaTGTGAAAGTAGGGGAAAGTAAGTGACTGGTCTTTCCCCATTTTCTTGTTCCTGGTTCTTGCAGGTGGCATTTTTCTGACCTTCAGCGCGCCCATCCTGATCATTGCGCTTCTGGCATATGTGTACATCTCCTTCTTCCCGAGTGATCATGTGGAGTAAGTGTTTTCCCCCTTGTCATGCAGTTATGAGATTTTTGTGGGGGAATTTGGTCATTGGCTCCATTGATAGGCGTTGGAGAAATCCTAGGGGCCTTAGGCCCTCCACAATGTGCTAGTGAAGCCTGAAAATAAATTGGCCCCACTGCAAGAAAATAAGCATCACTCTCCAAAGCTTCAGCGTGTGAAAAGTTTGGCATGGCAGCTATGTAAAAGCTCGGGATCCGCAGGAAATAAAATATTGCTATCTTGCTCCCATGCATCAGGCGGTAGGGAGTTCAGCTTGCAACAACAAGAGCAGAAGAAAAATTGTTTAGGAATGGAGCACCGGTGCATGTACATGCTCCGCTCCCAGTTTTTTGAGCATCACTTGAACTTAGCATCACAAGCCACAGCGGGAAGAGTGATGCTCCAATCTTCTCTCTCCTTTTTGGGCATCACTTTTAGCCACACATTATGGAGGGCCTTAGAAGAGACTGAATTGTGGGAATATTTTATTTAGTGTGCTGTACTAAATTATTTCAAtaactaaaacaaatctagGCATTCTAGTCCAATTCTTAGGTGAAATTGCAGGCTTACAACACTGGTAAATAGTTGTTCTCATTCTACCGCAAAACACAGCGCGATGGTTCAGATTCTGAAATTGTAAGCTCAGAACAATCTGAACATTTTAAGTTCAGATCACAGAACTGCAGGACTTTTACATAGATTTCTCGAAGAGTGGCCTGTGCCTGCTTCTGGTTCATGTCCATAACTCATCATTACTCTTACTTGTATACCAGGAAGAGGAAGCTGAGGTCATTGAGTTTCCGTCTCTGGACATTCCCTGTTCTTGTCGACGGCCCTTTTGGAGTTGTTTCTGCAGTTGAATTCATCGGAATTGTCCTATTTATCGTTTATGTCGTCTACTCAATGACCTATTATGCTTTGGAGAGTGTGAGCCTCGTCTCAAAATTCGATATACCATCAAAGACTGATAGGTATGTACAATGATGAAGGATAGATTGCTTGAAAGCCATttcccttttcttctgcttTTCTTTAAATTTTGTGGCCCAGACTGAAAGCCTGTTGAAGTCAAGTAGTCAACAATGTTAGGCATGCCAGCAACACTTTAGGCTCAAGAACTAAGTTTTACATTTAGTGTCATCATTTGTACCTTGGCACTTATATATAGTTGACCATTGCTGATGCTAAAAGGTTGTATTTCTAATGCTCCACAATGAAGTTCCGTTTATTTTTTTTCAGAAAATACTGCTGTGGATGATGCATGATTATATATTGATTGCAGTGTTACTGCTTGAGTTGTGGAGCATGCACAGATACTAGTTCATTGGTTTTTCTGTCTCGTGTTATTTATTTATATTACGAGATTCCTGTCCCATTTACCTTGTAATAACTTATATATAGAAAATGATGCATATAATGTTTTAATGGTGGAAGTAGATAGTAAAAGTATTCTAAAAATAGCTGGAAGAGCTGGGGAGAATGTAGTTCACTGCAAAACTTCTGTTAGTAAGAACAATTGACGATGATTTATTGAGTCTGAAGATAAGTACCATGATCGTACAACTAAAAATTGAATAGCATGATGTAGTCGGTGACATAGGTTAGTTGATGATCTGATCAGCAAAGTTCTAAGTATTATAAGTTTTTCCTTGCAGTGAGTTGATACTGCATGTCATCGGCCTCCGCTTAGGCTCAGTTGGGCTGTTCTGCATGTTGTTCCTGTTCCTGCCAGTTGCGAGAGGCTCAGTTCTTCTTCGGCTTATCGACATTCCATTTGAGCATGCTACTAGATACCATGTCTGGCTCGGACATCTCACGATGGCTCTCTTTACATTGCATGGCTTGTGCTATGTGATCGAATGGTCCATGCAGGGGCTCCTAATTAAAAAAGTAAGTACAAAGTGATATAGAATCATTCCGGATTATGGTTTTCCATGGTCAATGCCTTACCTATTTTTTATCTTGTTGTTTTGGTTTATAAGAAATTGCAGTCTACTGACTAGTGAATACATGTTGGAAATGTGTCTGAAACATAGAAAATACTGACGGTCAACAACTAGAATATGACTGAAAACCCTTTCAGATCTCAAAAAGTTTACAAGTTGTGGCTGATAGCAAAGTAGTCTGTTGTTACTAGTGTTCTATATCTCAGAACTTGTGATTCTATTAAGTGTGTACGTGGTTCTGTCTTTCTAGATGCTAGGATGGAAGGAAGTTGGAATTGCAAACCTCCCTGGCGTGATCAGCTTGGCAGCCGGCCTACTTATGTGGGTGACCTCACTTCACCCAGTGAGGAAGAGATTCTTTGAGCTCTTCTTCTACACCCACCAACTCTACGTCATCTTTATCATGTTCTTGGCATTACACGTCGGCGACTTCATCTTCAGCATTTCAGCTGGGGCCGTCTTCCTCTTCATGCTCGACCGCTTCCTAAGGTTTTGGCAGTCAAGGGCCAAAGTTGACATCATTTCAGCTGCCTGCCGCCCATGCGGGACAGTGGAGCTAGTCTTCTCAAAACCAGCAAGTAAAGTGCTTACTTTCCTTGTACGGCATTAATCACTGTTTCATTTCTGCTGTTACTGTCTCTTTAACAGTTGCTTCTTGTTCTACAGGTCTCCGCTACAATGCACTCAGTTTCATCTTCATTCAAGTGCGCGAATTGTCATTCTTGCAGTGGCATCCGTTCAGTGTATCTTCGAGTCCAATGGATGGGAGATACCACATGTCTGTTCTCATAAAAGTACTGGGCACATGGACTGAAAAACTGAGGAGCATCATCACCGATGTCCAGGAGCAGAACAGGGGTGACTCCGATCTGCAATGTGGCCGCATAACAGCCTGTGTGGAAGGGCCGTATGGACATGAATCTCCCTACCACTTGATGTAAGTTTTGAGTTAACCCAAATACTTTCTAGCTACTAGCTGAAAAAATGCCATTGGTTAAAAGttcaagttcttgacttttgcatgGTAAACATCCAGGTACGAGAATCTCATCCTGGTGGCAGGAGGAATCGGAATATCGCCGTTCTTGGCGATCTTGAGTGACATAATCCACAGGATCGAGGAGGGCAAGCAGTGCATGCCCAAGAACGTGCTGGTCCTGTGGTCAGTGAAGAAGTCCAAGGAGCTTTCTCTCTTGTCGGCCGTCGATGCGCAGACCATCAGTTCATCTGTCTCTGACAAGTTGCGCCTGGATATCCAGGCCTTCGTGACCCAAGAATCCCAGGCTCCATTGGTAAGTACCACGCAGTCTATTGCTCAAAGAATTTCGCTTTACCTTTTTATCCACGACCTCTCGAATAAGTAGCTCACTGTTCCATGGCGATGGCACCTGGCGCTGCAGGAGGATGGCATCGTTGGGGACGACCGGAAAGTCCCCGGCATGTTCGTCAAGAACGGGACGACCATGTCCGGGCTGGTGGGCACGGGTGACAACTTCTGGGCGGCCATGTACTTCCTGGCGTCGACGCTCGGCTTCCTCCTGGCGTACGCCCTGGTGCAGGTGTACTACGTGAAGCCCCACAACGTGGTCGCGTGGTGGTACCTGGGCCTCCTGTTCATGCTGTGCatggccgccggcgtcgccctCCCCGGCGGCCTCGTCGTGCTCCTGTGGCACCTGTCGGAGAAGCGGAGGCTGGAGGACGAGAAGTGGGACGCCACCGCCTCCCAGTCACGGCGCGCCGAGCAGAcaccgcccgcagccgccggtGGTGACGGCGTCAGCCTCGCCGCCCAGCGGACCACCCGGTACGGGTGCCGGCCAGACTTCGAAGGTAACTGAAACTGAAGCTGACTGCGGCGATCAAGTGGCAGTGTTGCAGCGGGTGAACGGGCCCGGGTTTAATTTGTGAGTTTGTGGATTGGTTTTTCAGCGGAGTTGGCGACGTTCGCGGAGCGCGCCGGCGACGCGGCGGACGTGGGCGTGCTGGTGTGCGGGCCGCAGGGGCTGCAGACGAGCGTGGCGAGGGAGTGCCGGGCTCGGAacctccgccgcggcggcggggcggggaagAGCGGCCGCCGCGCGGTCTTCCACTTCAACAGCCACAGCTTCGACCTTTGAACAACAGCGCACAGTTGTTCAATGTTACATGCTGCCTCTGTAATTATGCTGTATAGTTAGTGTATATTGTTACAAGTAGATGATGGTTACAAAGGTTAATTAGACAAGCATGTGTATCTGTACGCGTATAGCATAGTCATGCATGGTCGAAACACAGAGCCGCAGAGGTTAAGGTAAaaggagtttgagcagtagtACTGGACATCGCACTGTGTGAAAACCTATATGCCATTGCATGAGATGATTTTTGAGTGCCCTCGTCTTCTCCCTTCGTCTCCGGCGCTCCCTTCGCCGGATCCGGTGGGCCCCAAAGGTCAACCTGACTAGAGGAATCAGCGAAAACATGTTAGCTAATCCGGCCCACGAATAGATACGGCCCGGACAGGCCCACCTTCAGACCTGAGGCACTCCGAGTCCACCCTTCTTCACCAATCCCCCACTCCCTCACCAAAATTAGAGGAGCCCCTCCAACTTCCGCCCACCCGGGTCTGAATTTCTAATAATCCTCTCCGCCCCCACTACCCAGTACCctcccaccaccgccgcccaccaCCTCCGCTGCCGTCTCCGCTTCCTCTCCCGCCGGAACCCTAGCCTCGCCTCGgcccccgccgctcctcccgggcggccgggcggccgcgATGGACGAGTCCGGCTCGGCCCCCATCTTCCCGAACGTGCGCACCCCCGAGGACGTCTTCAGGGActtccgcggccgccgcgccggcatCGTCAAGGCCCTCACCACCggtgcgccccccccccccccccccgcggtcGTTTCCTCATTCTGGATTTTGGTGCGGGATTCGTGGCTTACGGTTTCGTTTGCTTGGCTGTTTTCGTGGTGCACAGATGTGGAGAAGTTCTACAAGATGTGTGACCCAGGTGAGGATTTGCTTCTTTCTTTGTTTTCGCTGGATTCGGTGTTCAACTGCTTTACAGCTTTAGGGGTACTGGATTGGGACTGCTGTTGTGGCGCTAAATGAAGTTCCACTGCGCCTGCTGTGGCAGGGTTGCTTTCTGTGGTGTTTAGTTAATCGATTAGGATGCACGGGCGTCTGTGTCGACGGAGTGGAATTACTAGTTAGTCAACTGTAGTGAGGGCGTTAAGTCTATGTAAATACTTGCAAATTTGGGCCACTTGTAGGGCGCCATGAAGGTTTGTATTGTTTATCTGACCTTTGGCCATTGTTAATCTGAGTTAGAGGATGCTAGCGTTCACTTGCATTTATGCTTACCTGGGAATCCGGGAAAAAAATTATGGGCAGTGACCAGTTGACCACAAGCTTAGACTGGACAGGCCTTTTGTGCCTGAAACTGCAGAATTGTCCCAATTGCATTGCATTGCATTGAGCCTGGCTTCTGGCAAGATACATTAGTTGTTCTGTTGGCTCTGGCAGAAATAGCTTTTATATGCTTCCTTGTTTTCTTTAATTAATCAACCTACTACTACTCTCTTACGCATTATAAGTGCCATTTTGTGTCATGGGCCTTGTTGTCTCTTTCGTACTCATAATGCTGATGTAAAGTGGTCTTTATTTTTCCAGAGAAGGAGAACTTGTGCCTCTATGGGCTATCTAATGAAACCTGGGAAGTGACCCTTCCAGCTGAGGAAGTTCCTCCTGAACTTCCAGAGCCAGCACTGGGAATAAACTTTGCTCGTGATGGAATGGCCGAGAAAGATTGGCTCACGCTAGTTGCTGTACACAGTGATGCGTGGTTAATTGCTGTGGCATTTTACTTTGGAGCTCGCTTTGGATTTGATAAAGATGCCAGGTCTGGTTTACTTTACATTGAAATGTCTTTATATTCTATTTCTAAAGTCCAAACTTCTCGAATACGATTGTTTTAGAGAATGCTTACTTTGCTTGCTACAGTTCTTCTCAGGATGTCATTCAGAAATGCCTTGTATGTTAGGTTCCAGTTTCATGGTATTAGATCTGTGAATCTAGGCTGCTACGGGCATTGCCAATATTGGAAAGGATAGTTGAGTCTCCCCAGCATATATCTGTAGTAACCATAAACTGTCAACCTATTCAATATTCATCGTGCACAACAATTGTTTCCTGAAAGATAAATCAGGAGGCAATGATGAACCATAAACAAGCATCAAAATGTGGTACATATCCATATGATCCTACCTCCTAGGGCGCAGATGTATGCACAGGTCTATCTATAAAAGATCACACAAGATGAAGGCACCATCACTGACATAAACTTAATTCTTGCATAGCAGTAAAGAGTTGGGAGTTGGGACCAGCTGTTTTTTATTTTCCAAAATCCAAGTGCTAATagtatcttttttttttaaaaaagtacTAATAGTAGATTCTGGTTCTATTTGCATGATCACGTTTAAGTTATTGCTTGTGAAGAAACCTGCTTTCTGAGGTAGTAGCACATTGTTGTGTTTGCTAAAAGTTACTATTTATTGGGAAATCTGATGTTGGCCATTACAGGAGACGGCTCTTTACGATGATCAGTAATCTTCCCACTGTATATGAAGTTGTGACAGGAAGTGGGAAGAAGCAATCAAAACCCGCCAACAGCAACGGCAAAAGCAAGTCAGGTTCTAAAGTAAGCACACACGCTCAACATAACATGCTTTGGTTCTTGTTCAAATATTCACACTGGTTCTTGACAACTCGATCGTTTTTCCTTCAACTCCAGCCATCCAAGAAACCCAATTCAAACAGCAAGCCAGCAAAGCAGCCCCTGCCAAAGCAGGAGGAACAGATGGTCAAAGAAGAGGGAGGTGACAAGGATCAAGCTTACCTGTGCGGAACATGTGGAGGGAGCTATTCTAATAATGGTGAATTCTGGATAGGTTGCGACATTTGTGAGAA
The sequence above is drawn from the Panicum hallii strain FIL2 chromosome 7, PHallii_v3.1, whole genome shotgun sequence genome and encodes:
- the LOC112898958 gene encoding ferric reduction oxidase 7, chloroplastic-like isoform X2, yielding MAHEREPLLQRHAAGAKGSSSAPAAAPLPSLARTVLKFLMWAVFLTWAAGIFLYPTKPAQAVFKKWVGLTRDSAFGIAGGIFLTFSAPILIIALLAYVYISFFPSDHVDELILHVIGLRLGSVGLFCMLFLFLPVARGSVLLRLIDIPFEHATRYHVWLGHLTMALFTLHGLCYVIEWSMQGLLIKKMLGWKEVGIANLPGVISLAAGLLMWVTSLHPVRKRFFELFFYTHQLYVIFIMFLALHVGDFIFSISAGAVFLFMLDRFLRFWQSRAKVDIISAACRPCGTVELVFSKPASLRYNALSFIFIQVRELSFLQWHPFSVSSSPMDGRYHMSVLIKVLGTWTEKLRSIITDVQEQNRGDSDLQCGRITACVEGPYGHESPYHLMYENLILVAGGIGISPFLAILSDIIHRIEEGKQCMPKNVLVLWSVKKSKELSLLSAVDAQTISSSVSDKLRLDIQAFVTQESQAPLEDGIVGDDRKVPGMFVKNGTTMSGLVGTGDNFWAAMYFLASTLGFLLAYALVQVYYVKPHNVVAWWYLGLLFMLCMAAGVALPGGLVVLLWHLSEKRRLEDEKWDATASQSRRAEQTPPAAAGGDGVSLAAQRTTRYGCRPDFEAELATFAERAGDAADVGVLVCGPQGLQTSVARECRARNLRRGGGAGKSGRRAVFHFNSHSFDL
- the LOC112898958 gene encoding ferric reduction oxidase 7, chloroplastic-like isoform X1, producing MAHEREPLLQRHAAGAKGSSSAPAAAPLPSLARTVLKFLMWAVFLTWAAGIFLYPTKPAQAVFKKWVGLTRDSAFGIAGGIFLTFSAPILIIALLAYVYISFFPSDHVEKRKLRSLSFRLWTFPVLVDGPFGVVSAVEFIGIVLFIVYVVYSMTYYALESVSLVSKFDIPSKTDSELILHVIGLRLGSVGLFCMLFLFLPVARGSVLLRLIDIPFEHATRYHVWLGHLTMALFTLHGLCYVIEWSMQGLLIKKMLGWKEVGIANLPGVISLAAGLLMWVTSLHPVRKRFFELFFYTHQLYVIFIMFLALHVGDFIFSISAGAVFLFMLDRFLRFWQSRAKVDIISAACRPCGTVELVFSKPASLRYNALSFIFIQVRELSFLQWHPFSVSSSPMDGRYHMSVLIKVLGTWTEKLRSIITDVQEQNRGDSDLQCGRITACVEGPYGHESPYHLMYENLILVAGGIGISPFLAILSDIIHRIEEGKQCMPKNVLVLWSVKKSKELSLLSAVDAQTISSSVSDKLRLDIQAFVTQESQAPLEDGIVGDDRKVPGMFVKNGTTMSGLVGTGDNFWAAMYFLASTLGFLLAYALVQVYYVKPHNVVAWWYLGLLFMLCMAAGVALPGGLVVLLWHLSEKRRLEDEKWDATASQSRRAEQTPPAAAGGDGVSLAAQRTTRYGCRPDFEAELATFAERAGDAADVGVLVCGPQGLQTSVARECRARNLRRGGGAGKSGRRAVFHFNSHSFDL
- the LOC112898959 gene encoding PHD finger protein ALFIN-LIKE 7-like, with product MDESGSAPIFPNVRTPEDVFRDFRGRRAGIVKALTTDVEKFYKMCDPEKENLCLYGLSNETWEVTLPAEEVPPELPEPALGINFARDGMAEKDWLTLVAVHSDAWLIAVAFYFGARFGFDKDARRRLFTMISNLPTVYEVVTGSGKKQSKPANSNGKSKSGSKPSKKPNSNSKPAKQPLPKQEEQMVKEEGGDKDQAYLCGTCGGSYSNNGEFWIGCDICENWYHGDCVRITPAKAEHIKQYKCPACSNKRSRE